The following proteins are co-located in the Temnothorax longispinosus isolate EJ_2023e unplaced genomic scaffold, Tlon_JGU_v1 HiC_scaffold_65, whole genome shotgun sequence genome:
- the LOC139824895 gene encoding uncharacterized protein: MWLHCGILIHLFGFLLAKSSKSFDDAGRHSSSLERKLTLKLKTAARLKHNVGKILHELPIQSYEMHHSVKIIEDYLKNSGSLLDCLDVLPSVTYAPIAEQVDSILGSMEDRLPEYLLPAISLIRRSLSEGLLNADEIYRPTFGPPKADPLEKISFRELKEATSPLTYRSPAKDVKGPWPKIVGETATLIHDKIIPPRSELIAYMLANLRVPDATTEVRESVALLVEHLRSHGKHKLTGFSMSSDPYALVANAVSSLSLQNETLIAANVLLPFLRRPSECRGSAEFASFFQDNTLNYTLLISRDRKISSSKDGIEFLSMIQQNNTDVADIIEQFYPFEYASRKDLLLAFVSRLRRQQSHQGEVSSVVDSVYGELILRNNRKRWQLPRNSIIAAPVLTAIARRENFVKIRRLLMDVAADRTVKPEVWQKALAFASSDDTSGPINAVLKTLKALLASGFLPSGVLSMNIAELITTFDNRLNQEQAECSNRLETYLANLTQVEIETDKKKTIKNVDVKDLLQVLPGLDTYTDEYRSLESFLSQNGLEAKIGQVDLNAHPTRGRLLAQLLQMIERADSVDNNLRRLAEQLADNVAYEGYGAGALSYRSS, from the exons ATGTGGCTCCATTGCGGTATACTGATCCACTTATTCGGATTTCTTCTCGCGAAATCGTCCAAATCGTTCGACGATGCCGGGAGACATTCCTCATCTCTGGAGAGAAAattgacattaaaattaaaaacggcGGCACGACTAAAGCACAATGTCGGGAAAATTCTTCACGAATTGCCG ATACAGAGTTACGAGATGCATCACTCCGTAAAGATCATCGAGGACTACTTGAAAAACAGCGGTTCGCTGCTCGACTGTCTCGACGTCTTACCTTCCGTAACGTACGCGCCTATCGCGGAGCAGGTGGACAGTATCCTTGGATCCATGGAAGACCGCTTACCCGAGTATCTTCTGCCGGCGATATCCTTGATACGGCGATCCCTGTCGGAGGGCCTTCTGAACGCCGACGAGATCTACAGGCCCACATTCGGACCGCCGAAGGCCGACCCATTGGAGAAGATATCTTTTCGAGAGTTAAAGGAAGCGACCTCGCCTCTGACTTATCGCTCGCCTGCCAAAGATGTCAAAGGACCCTGGCCGAAGATTGTTGGCGAGACGGCGACGTTGATCCACGACAAGATCATCCCTCCGCGTTCTGAATTGATTGCGTACATGTTAGCGAATCTGCGGGTACCAGACGCGACAACGGAGGTGAGAGAATCGGTCGCGCTTCTCGTCGAACATCTAAGATCGCACGGCAAGCACAAATTGACCGGCTTCAGCATGTCCTCCGATCCGTACGCGCTGGTCGCCAACGCCGTCTCGAGTCTGTCTCTGCAAAATGAGACATTGATAGCCGCCAACGTGTTACTGCCGTTCTTGCGGAGGCCCTCGGAGTGTCGAGGATCCGCCGAGTTCGCCAGCTTCTTTCAAGACAACACTCTGAATTACACTCTGCTGATATCTCGGGATAGGAAGATCTCTAGTTCGAAAGACGGTATCGAGTTTCTTTCCATGATACAGCAGAACAATACGGATGTAGCGGATATTATAGAACAATTTTACCCCTTTGAATATGCGTCCCGAAAAGATCTGTTGCTGGCTTTCGTCAGTCGTCTCAGGCGTCAGCAGAGTCATCAGGGCGAAGTGTCTAGCGTTGTAGACAGCGTCTACGGTGAGCTGATTCTGAGAAATAACCGGAAGCGTTGGCAACTTCCGAGGAACTCTATTATTGCCGCACCGGTCCTCACCGCGATAGCCAGAAGAGAGAACTTCGTCAAGATTCGAAGACTACTCATGGACGTGGCTGCGGACAGAACAGTCAAGCCGGAAGTCTGGCAAAAGGCACTTGCTTTCGCTTCTTCGGATGATACCAGTGGACCGATAAACGCCGTACTGAAAACGCTGAAGGCTCTGCTAGCTTCCGGTTTTCTTCCGTCTGGCGTCTTGTCGATGAATATCGCCGAGCTGATAACCACGTTCGATAACAGACTCAATCAAGAACAGGCCGAGTGCTCCAATCGATTAGAAACATACTTGGCTAATCTTACTCAAGTAGAAATCGAAACCGACAAAAAGAAGACGATTAAGAACGTCGATGTCAAGGATCTTCTTCAGGTTTTGCCGGGCTTGGACACCTACACGGATGAATACAGAAGCTTGGAGAGCTTTTTGTCGCAGAACGGCTTGGAGGCAAAGATAGGACAAGTTGACCTGAATGCCCATCCCACCAGAGGTAGATTGCTAGCGCAATTGTTGCAGATGATAGAGCGTGCCGACAGTGTCGACAATAATTTACGACGTTTGGCCGAGCAGCTCGCCGATAACGTGGCTTACGAGGGCTATGGCGCTGGTGCCTTGTCGTATCGTTCTAGTTAG
- the LOC139824898 gene encoding LOW QUALITY PROTEIN: serine protease gd-like (The sequence of the model RefSeq protein was modified relative to this genomic sequence to represent the inferred CDS: inserted 1 base in 1 codon), with the protein MYVHPNVLVVALGRFRLRQWHGLGTVNREVASFKIHPNYTHEAXGDSDLAILTLRTPVEFSDFIKPICLWFGSTNLEDIVNKKGWVVGWGEDEEGRTYTELPRVAREPIVSQETCLRSHQAFYALTSVRTFCAGLRDYSGPCNGDSGSGLVLFDSTTGRYYLRGIVSRSLGGRPCDLSNYVVYVDVAKYTSWIQEQICTK; encoded by the exons ATGTATGTACATCCCAATGTGTTAGTAGTGGCCTTAGGACGATTTAGGTTGCGTCAGTGGCATGGGCTGGGAACTGTGAATAGGGAGGTCGCAAGCTTCAAGATCCACCCCAACTACACGCACGAGG CTGGCGACTCCGATCTGGCGATTTTGACTCTCAGGACACCCGTCGAGTTCAGCGATTTTATTAAACCTATTTGCTTGTGGTTTGGTTCAACCAATCTTGAAGACATCGTCAATAAGAAAGGATGGGTTGTGGGATGGGGCGAAGATGAAGAGGGTCGTACCTACACCGAGTTACCACGGGTGGCGAGGGAGCCGATAGTAAGCCAG GAGACCTGTCTCCGGAGTCATCAGGCTTTCTACGCTCTCACCTCGGTGCGTACCTTTTGCGCCGGTTTGCGAGATTACAGCGGTCCATGCAACGGTGACAGCGGGAGTGGATTAGTGCTTTTCGACTCTACCACAGGCCGTTATTATTTGCGCGGCATTGTTTCGCGGTCATTGGGTGGCAGACCGTGCGATCTCTCAAATTACGTCGTCTATGTTGACGTGGCCAAATATACATCCTGGATTCAAGAGCAGATCTGCACCAAGTAA